Proteins encoded together in one Bradyrhizobium sp. CB82 window:
- the tnpB gene encoding IS66 family insertion sequence element accessory protein TnpB (TnpB, as the term is used for proteins encoded by IS66 family insertion elements, is considered an accessory protein, since TnpC, encoded by a neighboring gene, is a DDE family transposase.), which produces MIPIPSGVRVWIATGHTDMRRGMNSLALLVQEAFKRDPHGGDLYVFRGRSGKLIKILWHDGLGMSLYAKRLERGRFLWPSSADGVVTITPAQLGYLLEGIDWRMPQQTWRPRAAG; this is translated from the coding sequence GTGATCCCCATTCCGTCGGGCGTCCGGGTGTGGATTGCGACCGGCCATACAGACATGCGCCGCGGCATGAACTCGCTGGCCTTGCTGGTGCAGGAAGCCTTCAAGCGAGACCCGCACGGCGGCGATCTCTATGTGTTCCGTGGCAGGAGCGGCAAGCTGATCAAGATCCTCTGGCACGATGGGCTTGGGATGTCGCTCTACGCCAAGCGGCTGGAGCGCGGTCGCTTCTTGTGGCCGTCGTCGGCTGATGGCGTGGTGACAATCACCCCAGCCCAGCTTGGCTACCTGCTGGAGGGCATCGACTGGCGGATGCCGCAACAGACCTGGCGACCGCGGGCGGCGGGCTGA
- a CDS encoding IS66 family transposase, which produces MGADDSLPDDVTTLQAMLRAERAARLAAEAEAQAGSLLIEKLKLTIKKLRHEQFGQSSERGALLDQLELQLADLEENAAQAETAAQMASEKIAVPSFERRKPARRPLPEHLPRERIVYPVPATCPCCGDSRLRKIGEDVTETLELVPRQWKVIQHVREKLVCRACEAITQPPAPSHAIARGRAGPKLLAHVLFAKYGLHLPLHRQSDVYQREGIDLDVSTLADWVGASAATLMPLVDAIRSHVFAAERIHADDTTVPVLAKGKTRTGRLWTYVRDDRPFAGPDPPAAVFFYSPDRGGAHPEQHLAGYAGLMQADAYAGFGRLYEANRKGGPIIEAACWAHGRRKFFDLARLTKAPIAAEAVKRIDVLFAIEREINGLAPQERLRVRQERSRPLIVELEAWLREQRAKLSRNNDTTKAINYCLSRWDAFTRFLDDGRLCMSNNAAERELRAVAVGRRNWTFAGSDEGGRRAAAIYTLIATAKLNDIDPQAWLADVLARINDHAIQRLAELLPWNWQKPVPSHVEAA; this is translated from the coding sequence ATGGGCGCTGATGATTCTCTTCCCGACGATGTGACCACGCTGCAGGCGATGCTGCGCGCCGAACGAGCGGCCCGGTTGGCCGCGGAAGCCGAGGCCCAGGCGGGGAGCTTGCTGATCGAGAAGCTCAAACTCACGATCAAGAAGCTCCGGCACGAGCAGTTCGGACAGTCCTCCGAGCGCGGCGCATTGCTGGACCAGCTCGAGCTACAGCTCGCCGACCTCGAGGAGAACGCGGCGCAAGCTGAGACCGCGGCGCAAATGGCATCCGAGAAGATTGCGGTGCCATCGTTCGAGCGCCGCAAGCCAGCCCGCCGGCCGCTGCCGGAGCATCTGCCGCGGGAGCGCATTGTCTATCCGGTGCCGGCGACCTGCCCATGCTGCGGCGACAGCCGGTTGCGCAAGATCGGCGAGGACGTGACCGAGACGCTGGAGCTCGTTCCGCGCCAGTGGAAAGTGATCCAGCACGTGCGCGAGAAGCTCGTCTGCCGGGCCTGCGAAGCGATCACCCAGCCGCCAGCTCCCTCGCACGCAATCGCGCGCGGGCGTGCAGGGCCCAAGCTGCTGGCCCATGTCCTGTTCGCCAAGTACGGCCTGCACCTGCCGCTCCATCGTCAGAGCGACGTCTACCAGCGTGAAGGCATCGACCTCGACGTGTCGACGCTCGCGGACTGGGTGGGCGCCTCCGCTGCAACCCTGATGCCGCTGGTCGATGCGATCCGGAGCCATGTCTTTGCGGCCGAACGCATCCACGCGGACGACACCACGGTGCCGGTCCTGGCCAAGGGCAAGACCCGCACCGGCCGGCTCTGGACCTACGTGCGCGACGACCGTCCGTTTGCCGGCCCAGATCCGCCGGCGGCCGTGTTCTTCTACTCGCCGGATCGTGGCGGTGCGCATCCGGAGCAGCATCTGGCGGGCTATGCCGGACTGATGCAGGCCGACGCCTACGCCGGCTTTGGCAGGCTCTACGAGGCCAATCGCAAGGGCGGCCCGATCATCGAGGCCGCGTGCTGGGCGCACGGCAGGCGCAAGTTCTTTGATCTGGCACGGCTCACCAAGGCGCCGATCGCGGCCGAGGCGGTCAAGCGCATCGACGTTCTGTTCGCCATCGAGCGCGAGATCAACGGCCTTGCTCCGCAGGAACGCCTGCGTGTGCGCCAGGAACGTAGCCGTCCCTTAATCGTCGAGCTGGAGGCGTGGTTGCGCGAGCAGCGCGCCAAGCTCTCCAGGAACAACGACACGACCAAGGCGATCAATTACTGCCTCAGCCGCTGGGACGCATTTACCCGCTTCCTTGATGACGGACGGCTTTGCATGTCGAACAATGCCGCCGAGCGCGAGCTTCGGGCTGTCGCCGTGGGCAGAAGAAATTGGACCTTCGCCGGCTCCGATGAGGGCGGCCGGCGTGCGGCTGCGATCTACACCCTCATCGCCACCGCCAAGCTCAACGACATCGATCCACAGGCTTGGCTCGCCGACGTGCTGGCGCGCATCAACGATCATGCTATCCAGAGGCTGGCTGAGCTTCTGCCCTGGAACTGGCAAAAGCCCGTGCCGAGCCATGTCGAAGCGGCGTGA
- a CDS encoding ATP-binding protein yields MSGLGDGARQLLVRTQEAELSGVLVAVRDSGPGLEAATLDRLFDAFYTTKPGGLGMGLSISRSIIEAHGGRLWASANVPCGAAFDHHLAYPLRHCEHVVIGLLQLNLYPLYKGSVDRCWPGRKCPNCASFGNGGLLCLSSKFPQRFS; encoded by the coding sequence ATGAGCGGTCTTGGCGACGGGGCGCGACAGCTGCTTGTTAGAACGCAGGAGGCAGAACTCAGCGGTGTGCTGGTTGCGGTTCGCGACTCGGGTCCGGGGCTGGAGGCAGCGACTCTCGATCGACTCTTCGATGCCTTCTACACGACGAAACCCGGCGGTCTGGGCATGGGGCTATCAATTAGCCGTTCTATCATTGAAGCGCATGGTGGACGATTGTGGGCGAGCGCGAACGTACCTTGTGGTGCCGCCTTTGACCATCATCTTGCCTATCCACTCAGACATTGCGAGCACGTCGTGATCGGACTCCTCCAGCTCAATTTGTATCCATTATATAAGGGCTCCGTTGATCGCTGCTGGCCGGGCCGAAAGTGCCCCAATTGCGCATCTTTTGGAAATGGAGGATTGCTATGTCTAAGTTCAAAATTCCCGCAGCGCTTCTCGTGA
- a CDS encoding DUF3551 domain-containing protein, translated as MRTLCWKILLVPTILLVAPAMAQRYDPNYPVCLQKWGEGGFTAIDCSYTSLDQCRMTASGRSATCYANPYWPQANQASQRRASRKVASSRAP; from the coding sequence ATGCGCACGCTCTGCTGGAAGATCCTGCTGGTCCCGACGATCCTGTTGGTCGCGCCAGCCATGGCTCAACGCTACGATCCCAATTACCCGGTTTGCCTCCAGAAGTGGGGGGAGGGCGGCTTCACCGCCATCGACTGTAGCTATACATCATTGGATCAGTGTAGGATGACGGCGTCGGGACGCTCAGCTACGTGCTACGCCAACCCATATTGGCCGCAAGCAAATCAGGCATCGCAGAGGCGCGCCTCTCGCAAGGTCGCGTCTAGTAGGGCACCGTGA
- a CDS encoding alpha/beta fold hydrolase: MKASAAAQRFAHEQWPYEPKFKRVNGWRMHYIEEGAGDPVVLLHGNPAWGFLYRNFIKPLAAANRRVIVPDMIGFGLSEKPIREQAHSLDGHIANLTSLLRQLDVRKATIVCHDWGGPTGLGFALSNSDRVRALVIMSTWAWPLPPAEFHKRIFPWRMMHAPLVGPYILGRHNALAGRGMYLSVVDRKKFRDEAQPIYEDMLPDPGSRLLTWTWPRWIPLDESARGFARFEWLERELKKSKFPTLLVWGREDEVFDHKTFATRFKELLPHAEGPELVTGRHFLQEDSGEEIAGKINSFLDRIDGRQ, translated from the coding sequence ATGAAAGCATCGGCAGCAGCGCAGCGGTTCGCGCATGAACAATGGCCATATGAGCCAAAATTCAAACGCGTCAATGGTTGGCGCATGCACTATATCGAAGAGGGCGCCGGCGATCCGGTTGTCCTCCTCCACGGGAATCCTGCCTGGGGCTTTCTGTACCGGAATTTCATCAAACCGCTCGCAGCGGCGAACCGGCGCGTCATCGTTCCTGACATGATTGGCTTCGGCCTCTCCGAGAAGCCCATCCGCGAACAGGCTCACAGCCTCGACGGCCACATCGCAAATCTCACGAGCCTGCTGCGGCAATTGGACGTACGCAAGGCTACGATCGTTTGTCACGACTGGGGCGGTCCGACCGGTCTTGGATTTGCTTTGTCCAATAGCGACCGCGTCCGCGCTCTCGTCATCATGAGCACGTGGGCATGGCCGCTGCCTCCGGCCGAATTCCACAAGCGCATATTTCCGTGGCGCATGATGCACGCGCCCCTCGTCGGTCCGTATATTCTCGGGCGGCACAACGCTCTTGCAGGTCGCGGGATGTACCTGTCCGTGGTCGATCGCAAGAAGTTCAGGGACGAGGCGCAGCCCATTTATGAGGACATGTTGCCCGATCCAGGATCCCGCCTTCTCACATGGACCTGGCCACGTTGGATACCGTTGGACGAAAGCGCACGCGGCTTCGCGCGCTTCGAATGGCTCGAGCGCGAGCTGAAGAAGTCGAAGTTTCCGACACTTCTGGTCTGGGGCAGAGAGGACGAGGTATTCGACCACAAGACCTTCGCGACGCGCTTCAAAGAGCTCTTACCGCACGCCGAAGGACCCGAACTCGTGACGGGTCGGCACTTCCTGCAGGAGGACTCCGGCGAGGAGATCGCCGGCAAGATCAACAGTTTCCTCGACCGCATCGATGGGAGGCAGTGA
- a CDS encoding patatin-like phospholipase family protein: MEQPIERPTAPTSQSHTFERASVPGQIVLVLQGGGALGSYQAGVYQALQEAGIEPDWIVGTSIGAINASLITGNAPQDRLPRLREFWSRVQRVPQWGFSGVFQGLADRWSYWRTLTQGIPGFFTPNPLAHTGDFYPLGTDHAGFYSTAPLEATLSELVDFNLINIGKPRLTVGAAHVRTSQMTYFDSRRCELDVKHIMASGALPPAFPAVRVNGELYWDGGILSNTPTEVVFDDNPRRDSLIFTVHLWNPVGGEPSTMAEVLNRHKDVQYSSRIASQITRHQQAHRLRHVINELAARLPDAERDRPEVRELMGYGCQTRMHVVQLLAPQLDYEDHTKDVDFSPDGIRRRWDAGYGHTKAVLAREPWVGQFDPLSGVILHEAREFKALAAE; this comes from the coding sequence ATGGAGCAACCTATCGAACGCCCGACAGCGCCTACCTCGCAAAGCCATACATTCGAGCGGGCCAGCGTCCCTGGCCAGATCGTACTCGTTCTGCAGGGCGGGGGCGCATTGGGATCCTACCAGGCCGGCGTGTACCAGGCGCTGCAAGAGGCTGGCATCGAGCCGGACTGGATCGTCGGCACGTCCATCGGAGCCATCAACGCCAGCCTCATTACCGGAAACGCACCGCAGGATCGTCTGCCGCGACTGCGCGAATTCTGGAGCAGGGTGCAGCGCGTGCCGCAGTGGGGTTTTAGCGGCGTCTTTCAGGGTCTCGCTGACAGGTGGTCCTACTGGAGGACGCTGACGCAAGGCATACCCGGCTTCTTCACGCCCAACCCGCTCGCTCATACCGGCGATTTCTACCCGCTGGGCACAGACCATGCCGGCTTCTACTCGACCGCGCCGCTTGAGGCCACTCTCTCCGAGCTCGTCGACTTTAATCTCATCAACATAGGAAAGCCGCGCCTCACGGTCGGTGCGGCACACGTGCGCACCAGCCAGATGACGTATTTCGACAGCCGCCGCTGCGAGCTGGACGTGAAGCACATCATGGCGTCCGGCGCGCTGCCGCCGGCATTTCCAGCGGTGCGTGTCAATGGCGAACTCTACTGGGATGGTGGCATCCTCTCCAACACGCCCACCGAGGTGGTGTTTGACGACAACCCGCGCAGGGATTCGCTCATCTTCACGGTCCACCTCTGGAATCCAGTGGGCGGCGAGCCAAGCACGATGGCGGAAGTCCTCAATCGCCACAAGGACGTGCAGTATTCCAGCCGGATCGCAAGCCAGATCACGCGACATCAGCAAGCCCACCGGTTGCGCCACGTCATCAACGAGCTTGCGGCGCGATTGCCGGATGCCGAGCGCGACAGACCGGAGGTGCGCGAATTGATGGGTTATGGCTGCCAGACCCGGATGCACGTGGTGCAGCTGTTGGCTCCGCAACTCGATTACGAGGATCACACCAAGGACGTCGATTTCAGCCCTGACGGCATCAGGCGGCGTTGGGACGCAGGCTACGGCCACACGAAGGCAGTGCTCGCACGCGAGCCGTGGGTCGGGCAGTTCGATCCGCTCTCGGGCGTCATCCTGCACGAGGCTAGAGAGTTCAAGGCGCTCGCCGCAGAATGA
- a CDS encoding LysR family transcriptional regulator, which translates to MDRLASMETFVRVVETGSFSGAARQLRVGQPAVSKSVAQLEEYLGVKLLTRSTRGLAPTEAGLGYLERARRALEEAAEAELAARGAGAGLKGRLRICAAVTFARIHLIPLLPTFLAQHPELELEVILDDRQIDLVQEGIDVALRMGKMMDSALTARRIARCKRLVLGTPTYFDRAGTPSTPSELSKHQAVVYLQGEGSIWSFRRESSELAVTVQSRLRVTAAEGVRAAVLADVGLTIASEWMFSPELRSGAVRAVLTEWSLPALDLWAVLPTGRATTAKARAFVDFFERTFNA; encoded by the coding sequence ATGGATCGTCTGGCTTCAATGGAGACGTTCGTGCGGGTGGTCGAAACGGGATCCTTCTCCGGGGCGGCCCGGCAGCTTCGGGTGGGACAACCGGCGGTCTCGAAGTCGGTCGCGCAACTGGAGGAGTATCTCGGGGTCAAGCTGCTGACGCGCTCGACGCGCGGACTCGCTCCCACGGAAGCTGGGCTCGGTTATCTCGAGCGCGCCAGGCGTGCCCTCGAGGAAGCTGCCGAGGCCGAGCTTGCCGCGCGCGGAGCCGGCGCCGGACTGAAGGGCAGACTGCGCATCTGCGCCGCCGTGACCTTCGCGCGCATCCATCTCATTCCGCTCTTGCCGACATTCCTGGCGCAGCATCCCGAGCTGGAGCTGGAGGTCATTCTTGACGATCGTCAGATCGACCTCGTCCAGGAGGGGATCGACGTGGCTCTTCGGATGGGAAAGATGATGGATTCGGCGCTGACTGCTCGCCGGATCGCAAGATGCAAGCGCCTCGTATTGGGTACCCCTACCTATTTCGATCGCGCGGGCACGCCGTCGACCCCAAGTGAACTCAGCAAGCACCAGGCCGTCGTTTATCTCCAGGGAGAAGGCAGCATTTGGTCGTTTCGACGCGAAAGCTCCGAATTGGCGGTCACGGTTCAAAGCAGATTGCGGGTAACTGCTGCGGAAGGCGTAAGAGCTGCGGTGCTTGCAGATGTCGGCCTCACCATCGCGTCGGAATGGATGTTCAGCCCTGAACTACGATCGGGCGCCGTGCGTGCGGTCCTGACGGAATGGAGCCTCCCGGCCCTCGACCTCTGGGCCGTGCTTCCTACCGGGCGGGCCACAACGGCCAAGGCCCGTGCGTTCGTGGATTTCTTCGAGCGTACGTTCAACGCATAA
- a CDS encoding peroxiredoxin-like family protein produces the protein MSLQAKLDAFKADFEAGKPPYNVPRSVIETMHRATAELIESGAAQRAKKAGDVAPSFSLRDPEGNVVNSAELLKRGPLVLSFYRGVWCPYCNMELQALEAAKPEFDRYGASLIAISPQTAPNSRKSVRQNKLSFPILSDTKGKVGAAFGLRFDLPDYLVELYKQLKNDLPTFNDDPSWTLPMPARYVIGQDGVILYSEVNPDYTCRPEPEDMIPVLQRAAAVKV, from the coding sequence ATGTCGCTTCAAGCCAAGCTCGATGCCTTCAAAGCCGACTTCGAAGCCGGAAAGCCACCCTACAATGTTCCTCGCTCCGTCATCGAAACGATGCACCGCGCCACGGCAGAATTGATCGAGTCGGGGGCCGCCCAGCGTGCCAAAAAGGCCGGTGATGTCGCCCCTTCCTTCTCGCTGAGGGATCCCGAGGGCAATGTGGTCAATTCCGCCGAACTCCTGAAGCGCGGCCCGCTGGTGCTCAGCTTCTACCGCGGTGTCTGGTGCCCCTACTGCAACATGGAGTTGCAGGCGCTCGAAGCCGCCAAGCCGGAGTTCGACAGGTACGGCGCTTCGCTCATCGCGATCTCGCCGCAGACTGCTCCGAACAGCCGCAAGTCGGTGCGCCAGAACAAGCTGTCCTTTCCGATCCTGTCGGACACGAAGGGCAAGGTCGGCGCCGCGTTCGGGCTGCGCTTCGACCTGCCCGACTATCTGGTCGAGCTCTACAAGCAGCTCAAGAACGATCTGCCGACGTTCAACGACGACCCGAGCTGGACCCTGCCGATGCCGGCCCGCTACGTCATCGGACAGGACGGCGTCATCCTCTATTCCGAAGTGAACCCTGACTACACCTGCCGGCCGGAGCCTGAAGATATGATCCCGGTCCTCCAGCGGGCGGCGGCCGTCAAGGTGTGA